The nucleotide sequence TAGTCATGACTCATGAGCAGCAAGTTGGGCATCTTATCAAGCCATTTTCATTACAATCAATGCATCTTTTTTCTAATGATGCATCATTGTATCTTCTCAATTTCCCTTTTTCCTCTTCAAACACTCTTCTACTACCATTGCATTTTGAGCAAGGAACAAACCTTGCATCTCCACATCTTTCACACACAAACCCAGAATCCTTAATAGGAAAACCTTTCAACAGATTTTCCAATTCACCAGACTCATGTAGCAACCTGATTTCCTCAGCATTTCCCACATGTTTTCCTCTGATAAAAACATGTGGTAATGTCACCATTTTGTCTCCAAGTGCATTCTGCAATTCCTTCCTATAAGATGAGTCCATTGAAATGTCCCTTTCATCTACTCTAACTCTGAATCCCTTCAATATCATTCTAACGGAACAACAATCTTCATAGGTCTTGCGAATACCCCTTAAACTTGTAAAGTAAAACACTATTCTGTCTTCAGCACCAGGTAAACAGCACAAATTTCTAGAAATTGAAGAAAGACTACAACTCAAAGGGCTATTACTACTACTACTGCTGCTGCTACTACCGCTACTAGATTCCGCTGACCTTGATAGATGGTTGTTTCTtccatgttttcttgataacaATGCTCTCTTGTAACTCGAAACAACATTTGAGTCCAATTTAGCAAGCAAAGCTTCCTCGGATAAATGTTGCCAAAGTGGCTTCTTGTTCAATGATgatggtgaagaagaagaagaagaagaaatgttcTTCTCCATTGGAGTGTCAAAATTTGGTTCATCGTCAACATCATCAAGGCCATCCATGAGTTCCCAAGCGTTGATGACTGAGTCAGGTGACAATGATTCTTCTCGCTGTGTTTCGTTCAGTTTTGAGGGTTCGTCATCATAATCGTTTTGGTTAATCATGAGAAGGGAACCATAGGTGGTGGAGGTGAGGGAAACAAGGTGATGAGTATCACCTTTTCTTGTTGGAGGGTGATGCACAAGAGGCATTGGGAGAGACATAGCTTTTGAAACTTGTGAAGAATTAGAATGGTTGTCCTCGGAATTTTTAACAACTATGGTAAGGTTTTTTGAGACTGGAC is from Medicago truncatula cultivar Jemalong A17 chromosome 1, MtrunA17r5.0-ANR, whole genome shotgun sequence and encodes:
- the LOC25483294 gene encoding uncharacterized protein At3g28850, producing MGCPVSKNLTIVVKNSEDNHSNSSQVSKAMSLPMPLVHHPPTRKGDTHHLVSLTSTTYGSLLMINQNDYDDEPSKLNETQREESLSPDSVINAWELMDGLDDVDDEPNFDTPMEKNISSSSSSSPSSLNKKPLWQHLSEEALLAKLDSNVVSSYKRALLSRKHGRNNHLSRSAESSSGSSSSSSSSNSPLSCSLSSISRNLCCLPGAEDRIVFYFTSLRGIRKTYEDCCSVRMILKGFRVRVDERDISMDSSYRKELQNALGDKMVTLPHVFIRGKHVGNAEEIRLLHESGELENLLKGFPIKDSGFVCERCGDARFVPCSKCNGSRRVFEEEKGKLRRYNDASLEKRCIDCNENGLIRCPTCCS